The proteins below are encoded in one region of Knoellia sp. S7-12:
- a CDS encoding PadR family transcriptional regulator, whose translation MPTHDPQMLKGVLGLLLLSALSTGDHYGYGLVTQLRSAGFDELAEGTVYPGLTRLENAGLLDSYLLRSASGPARKYYRLTDAGATELIHRRASWSDLVESVATATATATSTTAHTAPGEPT comes from the coding sequence GTGCCCACCCATGACCCGCAGATGCTCAAGGGAGTCCTCGGACTTCTCCTCCTGAGCGCCCTCTCGACCGGCGACCACTACGGCTACGGCCTCGTGACCCAGCTGCGCTCCGCGGGCTTCGACGAGCTGGCCGAGGGCACGGTCTATCCCGGTCTCACCCGACTCGAGAACGCCGGCCTCCTCGACTCCTACCTCCTGCGCAGCGCGTCTGGTCCTGCCCGCAAGTACTACCGCCTGACCGACGCGGGTGCCACCGAGCTCATCCATCGGCGCGCCTCGTGGAGCGACCTCGTCGAGTCCGTCGCCACCGCCACCGCCACCGCCACGTCAACCACCGCCCACACCGCCCCAGGGGAGCCCACATGA
- a CDS encoding sulfurtransferase TusA family protein gives MNRHHGEPDPAPDLDARGLKCPLPVIQLARLARELPSGTELLALADDPAAEADIPAWARMRGHSVTLERLGEHTAYTVILG, from the coding sequence GTGAACCGCCATCATGGCGAGCCAGACCCTGCGCCAGATCTTGACGCCCGAGGGCTCAAATGTCCCCTGCCCGTGATCCAGCTCGCTCGACTCGCGCGCGAACTTCCCTCTGGCACAGAGCTGCTCGCGCTGGCGGACGACCCAGCTGCCGAGGCGGACATCCCGGCGTGGGCAAGGATGCGTGGGCACTCAGTGACGCTCGAACGCCTGGGCGAGCACACGGCATACACCGTCATTCTGGGTTGA
- a CDS encoding metallopeptidase family protein, protein MEPIDAAAFESIVEDSLDEVPGELMAMLDNVVFLVEAEPPSDEPDLLGVYDGVPLTERDSGWGLGNLPDRITLFQGPLTRMCDDLDDLREEIAVTVVHEIAHHFGIDDAALHELGWG, encoded by the coding sequence GTGGAGCCCATTGACGCTGCAGCATTCGAGTCGATCGTCGAGGACTCTCTCGACGAGGTTCCGGGGGAACTCATGGCGATGCTCGACAACGTCGTCTTCCTGGTCGAGGCGGAGCCCCCCTCGGATGAGCCGGACCTGCTCGGCGTCTACGACGGTGTCCCGCTGACCGAGCGCGACTCAGGGTGGGGTCTGGGCAACCTCCCCGACCGGATCACGCTCTTCCAAGGGCCGCTCACTCGCATGTGCGACGACTTGGACGATCTGCGTGAAGAGATCGCGGTGACCGTCGTCCATGAGATCGCGCACCACTTCGGCATCGACGATGCAGCGCTCCATGAACTCGGCTGGGGCTGA
- a CDS encoding flavodoxin family protein has translation MDTPRWQDSDFTGLRAIIFNCTLKRSPEKSHTQGLIDVSTAIMEKHGVEVEVLRAVDHDIATGVYPDMTEHGWASDEWPSIFERVSSSDIIVIAGPIWLGDNSSVTKQVIERLYAMSGETNDQGQYIYYGKVGGAIITGNEDGIKHCASNILYSLQHLGCSIPPNADAGWIGEAGPGPSYLDTGSGGPENEFTQRNTTFMTWNLMHLAWLLKQGGGFPAGGNERVKWDQGANFDHPNPEYR, from the coding sequence ATGGACACCCCCCGCTGGCAGGACTCCGACTTCACCGGCCTCAGGGCGATCATCTTCAACTGCACGCTCAAACGCTCGCCCGAGAAGAGCCACACCCAGGGACTCATCGACGTCAGCACGGCAATCATGGAGAAGCACGGAGTCGAGGTGGAGGTGCTGCGCGCCGTTGACCACGACATCGCCACTGGCGTCTATCCCGATATGACCGAACACGGCTGGGCGAGTGACGAGTGGCCCTCGATCTTCGAGCGTGTGAGCTCCAGCGACATCATCGTCATCGCCGGACCGATCTGGCTCGGCGACAACTCGAGCGTCACGAAGCAGGTCATCGAGCGCCTCTATGCCATGAGTGGCGAGACCAACGACCAGGGCCAATACATCTACTACGGCAAGGTCGGTGGCGCCATCATCACCGGCAACGAGGACGGCATCAAGCACTGCGCGTCCAACATCCTCTACAGCCTCCAGCACCTCGGCTGCTCCATCCCACCCAATGCCGACGCCGGGTGGATCGGTGAGGCTGGCCCGGGACCGTCCTACCTCGACACGGGCAGTGGCGGCCCGGAGAACGAGTTCACCCAGCGCAACACGACGTTCATGACCTGGAACCTCATGCACCTCGCGTGGCTGCTCAAGCAGGGCGGCGGCTTCCCGGCCGGCGGCAACGAGCGGGTCAAGTGGGACCAGGGCGCAAACTTCGACCACCCCAACCCCGAGTACCGCTGA
- a CDS encoding aminotransferase class V-fold PLP-dependent enzyme, giving the protein MLDATRSPLHPSARDTLLAALDAGWADPRRLHREGRRARHLLDRARESLAESLDARPDEITFHPSGAHALRTAAAGLRHARRRVGARVITSAVDQAVLLHEAHEADPDFAPLPVNHLGRLLPQTLETALADGPPSAAVALQHANGEVGTIQPLEHHFSVCRAAGLPLLVDGSASLGRMATPETYDVLVGDAATVAGPPLGVLVVRTGTRFDLPGPRWEPEHGREPADPWVPLALAAAEAWQQAVPRRAAESASARALIDQIRNAAAGVKDVDVVGDPTDRLPHVVTFSALYVDGESIVDALDRLGIVVASGSACTSSRLEPSHVLAAMGALTHGNVRVTLPLESVSPDRASDVDALCRELPGVVADLRDRLGVSDL; this is encoded by the coding sequence GTGCTGGACGCCACCCGCAGCCCTCTGCACCCCTCCGCCCGCGACACGCTGCTCGCGGCCCTTGACGCGGGGTGGGCCGACCCTCGACGACTCCATCGGGAGGGTCGCCGGGCCCGGCACCTGCTCGACCGTGCCCGTGAGAGTCTCGCCGAGTCACTCGATGCCCGCCCCGACGAGATCACCTTCCACCCCAGCGGCGCCCACGCCCTGCGGACAGCAGCGGCGGGGCTGCGGCACGCGCGTCGGCGGGTCGGCGCTCGGGTCATCACCTCCGCCGTCGATCAGGCGGTCCTGCTCCACGAAGCGCACGAGGCCGACCCGGACTTCGCTCCTCTTCCGGTGAACCATCTGGGCCGCCTGCTGCCCCAGACCCTTGAGACGGCTCTCGCAGACGGACCGCCGTCCGCAGCCGTGGCGCTCCAGCACGCCAACGGCGAAGTCGGCACGATTCAGCCCCTCGAGCATCATTTTTCGGTATGCCGTGCGGCTGGCCTCCCGCTCTTGGTCGACGGCTCGGCGTCGTTGGGGCGGATGGCCACCCCCGAGACCTACGACGTGCTCGTGGGTGATGCCGCCACCGTGGCCGGCCCGCCCCTGGGTGTGCTCGTGGTCCGCACCGGCACCCGCTTCGACCTGCCCGGCCCCCGGTGGGAGCCCGAGCACGGTCGTGAGCCGGCCGACCCCTGGGTCCCGCTCGCTCTCGCCGCCGCCGAGGCGTGGCAACAGGCCGTCCCCAGGCGGGCCGCCGAGTCCGCTTCGGCTCGCGCCCTCATCGACCAGATCCGCAACGCCGCGGCCGGCGTCAAGGACGTCGACGTCGTCGGCGACCCGACCGACCGGCTCCCCCACGTCGTGACCTTCAGCGCTCTCTATGTCGATGGCGAGAGCATCGTCGACGCCCTCGACCGCCTCGGCATCGTCGTTGCGTCCGGGTCCGCCTGCACCTCCAGCCGTCTGGAACCCAGCCACGTCCTCGCCGCCATGGGTGCCCTCACCCACGGCAATGTGCGAGTGACCCTCCCCCTCGAGTCCGTCTCCCCCGACCGTGCCAGCGACGTCGACGCGCTCTGTCGCGAGCTCCCGGGAGTCGTCGCCGACCTCCGCGACCGGCTCGGAGTGAGCGACCTGTGA
- a CDS encoding carbohydrate kinase family protein gives MRIAITGSIATDHLMTFKGRFADSLVVEQLDKISVSFLADTLEIRRGGVAGNICFGMAALGQNPLLVGAAGEDFGDYRSWLTRHGVNCDHVLISSTKHTARFVCTTDDDMAQMATFYAGAMSEARLIELGPIEGATPLDLVLIGANDPEAMLRHTDECRSRGLTFVADPSQQLAFADGPFIRKLIEGADYLFTNEYEAHLTEQKTGWSAADIAAQVTTRVITKGKDGAVIVTRGEEPIEVPIAGETRRADPTGVGDAFRAGFLTGLSAGLGHRRCAEIGSLLATYVLETIGTQEYVLDKAKFLDRLAQSYGDDSAAEVEPHIMCVRP, from the coding sequence GTGCGTATTGCTATCACTGGGTCCATCGCGACCGACCACCTCATGACCTTCAAAGGCCGGTTCGCCGACTCACTCGTCGTCGAGCAGCTCGACAAGATCTCGGTGAGCTTCCTCGCGGACACGCTCGAGATCCGTCGGGGGGGAGTGGCCGGCAACATCTGCTTCGGCATGGCTGCTCTCGGCCAGAACCCGCTGCTCGTCGGCGCAGCCGGAGAGGACTTTGGCGACTACCGCAGCTGGCTGACCCGACACGGCGTGAACTGCGACCACGTCCTCATCTCGAGCACCAAGCACACGGCACGTTTCGTCTGCACGACCGACGACGACATGGCCCAGATGGCGACGTTCTATGCCGGGGCCATGAGCGAGGCGCGGCTCATCGAGCTGGGGCCGATCGAGGGCGCGACACCGCTCGACCTGGTCCTCATCGGGGCCAACGATCCGGAGGCGATGCTTCGCCACACCGACGAGTGCCGCAGTCGCGGTCTCACCTTCGTTGCCGACCCGTCGCAGCAGCTCGCGTTCGCCGACGGGCCGTTCATCCGCAAGCTCATCGAGGGCGCGGACTACCTCTTCACCAACGAGTACGAAGCGCACCTCACCGAGCAGAAGACCGGGTGGAGTGCTGCCGACATCGCGGCCCAGGTGACCACCCGCGTCATCACCAAGGGCAAGGACGGCGCCGTCATCGTCACTCGCGGTGAGGAGCCCATCGAGGTCCCCATCGCCGGCGAGACGCGCCGGGCCGACCCGACCGGCGTCGGCGACGCCTTCCGCGCTGGCTTCCTCACCGGGCTCTCGGCCGGACTCGGCCACCGCCGCTGCGCCGAGATCGGTTCCCTCCTCGCGACCTACGTCCTCGAGACCATCGGGACCCAGGAATACGTCCTCGACAAGGCAAAGTTCCTCGACCGCCTCGCGCAGTCCTACGGCGACGACTCCGCCGCCGAGGTCGAGCCGCACATCATGTGCGTGAGGCCCTGA
- a CDS encoding cytochrome c oxidase subunit 4, with protein MLAMERIFWIFGGFAAVVAVIYGFWSDFTEPVGVVGLTVGALLGFMIAGYLNITRRKLDGVPPEDDPLGEISDIAGDYGFFSPYSWWPLWLAASCALIFLGLAIGWWLVALGTFFVIPALVGWVFEYWKGPHAL; from the coding sequence ATGCTGGCAATGGAACGGATCTTCTGGATCTTCGGCGGCTTCGCGGCCGTGGTGGCTGTCATCTATGGCTTCTGGAGCGACTTCACCGAGCCAGTCGGTGTCGTCGGGCTGACCGTGGGTGCCCTGCTCGGCTTCATGATCGCTGGCTACCTCAACATCACCCGTCGCAAACTAGACGGCGTCCCGCCTGAGGATGACCCGCTCGGTGAGATCAGCGACATCGCCGGGGACTACGGCTTCTTCAGCCCCTACAGCTGGTGGCCGCTCTGGCTCGCCGCCTCCTGTGCCCTGATCTTCCTCGGTCTGGCCATCGGCTGGTGGTTGGTCGCCCTCGGAACCTTCTTCGTGATCCCGGCACTCGTCGGCTGGGTCTTCGAGTACTGGAAGGGCCCGCACGCCCTCTGA
- a CDS encoding iron-sulfur cluster assembly accessory protein, whose amino-acid sequence MSELDTQAVTDTATEAATTTEAPAHEVLLTDLAAGKVKSLLAQEGREDLRLRVGVQPGGCSGLIYQLYFDERSLDGDLVRDFDGVEVVIDRMSAPYLVGATIDFSDTIEKQGFTIDNPNAGSSCACGDSFS is encoded by the coding sequence ATGAGCGAGCTCGACACCCAGGCCGTGACCGACACCGCGACCGAGGCCGCGACCACAACCGAGGCGCCGGCCCACGAGGTTCTCCTCACCGACCTCGCTGCGGGCAAGGTCAAATCGCTTCTCGCACAGGAGGGTCGCGAAGACCTGCGTCTGCGAGTCGGCGTGCAACCCGGCGGCTGTTCCGGTCTCATCTATCAGCTCTACTTCGACGAGCGCTCCCTCGACGGTGACCTCGTGCGTGACTTCGACGGTGTGGAGGTTGTCATCGACCGCATGAGCGCCCCCTACCTCGTCGGCGCCACGATCGACTTCTCCGACACCATCGAGAAGCAGGGCTTCACCATCGACAACCCCAACGCCGGCAGTTCCTGCGCCTGCGGCGACTCGTTCAGCTGA
- the coxB gene encoding cytochrome c oxidase subunit II — translation MFQQTKQEGATVPQHDPFKPRSRGRSVATWAALAVVAMVALSGCELGDVKDGFLPRGVTENADRVRTLWIGAWIALLVVGALVWGLILWCVVAYRRRRDDNELPVQLRYNVPLEILYTILPIFMIAVFFFYTAKDQTALLDTKQDPAVTVNVVGKQWSWDFNYVEADVHEVGTQAILTGEPGAEETIPTMYLPVNERVEFVLTSRDVIHSFWVPQFLQKLDMIPGKVNKFQVVPTEEGTFKGKCAELCGAYHSQMLFNVKVVSRPDFDAHLADLKSRGQTGMLGTDLNREGSGLVPGEDKKLPEELRN, via the coding sequence GTGTTCCAGCAGACGAAGCAGGAGGGTGCCACGGTGCCTCAGCACGACCCTTTCAAGCCCCGCTCACGCGGCCGCAGCGTGGCCACATGGGCCGCTCTGGCCGTGGTGGCGATGGTGGCCCTCAGCGGTTGCGAGTTGGGTGACGTCAAGGACGGTTTCCTGCCGCGAGGCGTCACCGAGAACGCCGACCGGGTTCGGACCCTCTGGATCGGCGCCTGGATCGCTCTCCTCGTCGTGGGAGCCCTCGTGTGGGGCCTCATCCTGTGGTGCGTGGTGGCCTACCGCCGACGCCGCGACGACAACGAGCTCCCCGTGCAGCTGCGCTACAACGTGCCGCTCGAGATCCTCTACACGATCCTCCCGATCTTCATGATCGCGGTGTTCTTCTTCTACACCGCCAAGGACCAGACGGCCCTGCTGGACACCAAGCAGGACCCGGCCGTGACGGTCAACGTCGTGGGCAAGCAGTGGTCCTGGGACTTCAACTACGTCGAGGCCGACGTCCACGAGGTGGGCACGCAGGCCATCCTGACGGGTGAGCCCGGCGCCGAGGAGACCATCCCGACGATGTATCTGCCGGTGAACGAGCGCGTCGAGTTCGTGCTCACATCCCGCGATGTCATCCACTCGTTCTGGGTCCCGCAGTTCCTGCAGAAGCTCGACATGATCCCCGGCAAGGTCAACAAGTTCCAGGTCGTTCCGACCGAGGAAGGCACCTTCAAGGGCAAGTGCGCCGAGTTGTGTGGCGCCTACCACTCGCAGATGTTGTTCAACGTCAAGGTCGTGTCCCGCCCCGACTTCGATGCGCACCTTGCCGACCTGAAGTCCCGCGGCCAGACCGGCATGTTGGGCACCGACCTCAACCGCGAGGGTTCGGGCCTGGTTCCTGGCGAGGACAAGAAGCTGCCCGAGGAACTGAGGAACTGA
- the ctaD gene encoding cytochrome c oxidase subunit I: MLRERAATRPHARLAPGATVVKWMTTTDHKVIGNLYFITSFAWFLMGGVMALIIRAELIQPGMQVVDNPDQFNQLFTMHGTIMLLLFATPLFAGFANALMPLQIGAPDVSFPRLNMFAYWLYLFGGLIAAGGFLTPGGAAAFGWFAYTPLSDSSYSPGMGGNLWVFGLALAGFGTILGSVNFITTILTMRAPGMTMFRMPIFVWTVLITSILVLLIFPALAAALFALGADRRFGAHIFDPQSGGVMLWQHVFWFFGHPEVYVIALPFFGIISEILPVFSRKPIFGYKTLVYATISIAALSVSVWAHHMYGTGQVLLPFFAIMTMLIAVPTGVKFFNWIGTMWGGKLTFDTPMLWSLGFLVTFLFGGLTGVILASPALDFHLTDSYFVVAHFHYVVFGTVVFAMFGGFYFWWPKFTGRMLDEKLGKIHFWMLFVGFHTTFLIQHLLGIWGMPRRYADYLPEDGFTLANQISSGGAFLLGASMLPFFYNVWKTWRYAPLVETDDPWGYGASLEWATSCPPPRHNFNSIPRIRSERPAFDLNHPEAAPAGYERSGLVKAMGPADLGDQAMSSTTKNKES; encoded by the coding sequence ATGCTCCGCGAGCGTGCGGCCACGCGTCCGCACGCACGACTCGCACCGGGCGCCACGGTGGTCAAGTGGATGACCACGACCGATCACAAGGTCATCGGCAACCTCTACTTCATCACCTCGTTCGCGTGGTTTCTCATGGGCGGCGTCATGGCGCTCATCATCCGCGCCGAGCTGATCCAGCCGGGCATGCAGGTCGTGGACAACCCCGACCAGTTCAACCAGCTCTTCACGATGCACGGCACGATCATGCTGTTGTTGTTCGCGACGCCGCTGTTTGCCGGCTTCGCCAACGCGTTGATGCCGCTCCAGATCGGCGCGCCCGACGTGTCGTTCCCCCGACTCAACATGTTCGCCTACTGGCTCTACCTCTTCGGTGGGCTCATCGCCGCCGGTGGCTTCCTCACCCCGGGTGGCGCGGCCGCATTCGGATGGTTCGCCTACACGCCGCTGTCGGACTCGTCCTACAGCCCCGGCATGGGTGGCAATCTCTGGGTCTTCGGTCTGGCGCTGGCCGGTTTCGGCACCATCCTCGGCTCGGTCAACTTCATCACCACGATCCTGACGATGCGCGCTCCGGGCATGACCATGTTCCGGATGCCGATCTTCGTGTGGACCGTCCTCATCACGTCGATCCTCGTCCTCCTCATCTTCCCGGCACTGGCCGCCGCGTTGTTCGCGCTCGGTGCCGATCGACGGTTCGGGGCGCACATCTTCGACCCGCAAAGCGGCGGCGTGATGCTCTGGCAACACGTCTTCTGGTTCTTCGGGCACCCAGAGGTCTACGTCATCGCCCTGCCGTTCTTCGGGATCATCTCCGAGATCCTCCCGGTGTTCTCCCGCAAACCGATCTTCGGTTACAAGACCCTCGTCTACGCGACGATCTCCATCGCCGCGCTGTCGGTCTCGGTCTGGGCCCACCACATGTACGGCACGGGCCAGGTGCTCCTCCCGTTCTTTGCGATCATGACCATGCTCATCGCGGTGCCGACCGGTGTGAAGTTCTTCAACTGGATCGGCACGATGTGGGGCGGAAAGCTCACCTTCGACACCCCGATGCTGTGGTCGCTCGGCTTCCTCGTGACCTTCCTCTTCGGTGGTCTCACGGGTGTCATCCTTGCGAGCCCCGCCCTCGACTTCCACCTCACCGACAGCTACTTCGTCGTGGCGCACTTCCACTACGTCGTCTTCGGCACAGTCGTCTTCGCGATGTTCGGTGGCTTCTACTTCTGGTGGCCCAAGTTCACCGGTCGCATGCTTGACGAGAAACTGGGCAAGATCCACTTCTGGATGCTGTTCGTCGGGTTCCACACGACCTTCCTCATCCAGCACCTGCTGGGCATCTGGGGTATGCCGCGTCGCTACGCCGACTACCTCCCCGAGGATGGCTTCACCCTGGCCAACCAGATCTCCTCTGGCGGAGCGTTCCTCCTCGGTGCATCCATGCTGCCGTTCTTCTACAACGTCTGGAAGACGTGGCGCTACGCGCCGCTCGTCGAGACCGATGACCCGTGGGGATACGGCGCTTCGCTCGAGTGGGCGACGTCCTGCCCGCCGCCACGCCACAACTTCAACTCGATCCCGCGAATTCGCTCCGAGCGCCCGGCCTTCGACTTGAACCACCCCGAAGCCGCACCCGCTGGCTATGAGCGCAGCGGTCTCGTCAAGGCCATGGGTCCGGCCGATCTCGGGGACCAGGCGATGTCCTCGACGACGAAGAACAAGGAGTCCTGA
- a CDS encoding DUF6596 domain-containing protein, whose protein sequence is MTELEELFKDLGPRVLGVLVRRGADFATAEDAVQEALLEAHQRWQDQRPADPFAWLVTAAWRKHLDSVRSRSARQRREIADHLEPGTGSVTGTDETLLLLFLACHPALTPSAAVALTLRAVGGLTTRQIATAYLVPEATMAQRISRAKRTLAQERLTEPGDLGVVLRVLYLIYNEGHTGEIDLAEEAIRLSRQLAASTSDPELRGLLALMLLHHARRPARWTPAGALVSLADQNRTLWDSALIAEGVEILQSALAQDRLGEFQVQAAIAALHADAPTANETDWTQILEWYDELMRLHPTPVVELNRAVAVGEADGALAGLAAVARVPESVPRHAAVRAYLHERAGNHSQAQTLYAVAARAAGSEAERDHLTLQAARLRLSAPGA, encoded by the coding sequence GTGACCGAGCTGGAGGAACTCTTCAAGGACCTGGGTCCGCGGGTTCTCGGCGTCCTCGTCCGACGCGGCGCAGACTTCGCCACGGCCGAGGACGCCGTCCAGGAGGCCCTCCTCGAGGCGCACCAGCGCTGGCAGGACCAGCGGCCCGCCGACCCGTTCGCGTGGCTTGTGACGGCAGCGTGGCGCAAGCACCTCGACAGCGTGAGGTCACGAAGCGCTCGGCAGCGCCGCGAGATCGCCGACCACCTCGAGCCAGGGACGGGCAGCGTGACCGGGACCGACGAGACCCTCCTCCTGCTCTTCCTCGCCTGCCATCCCGCCCTTACGCCCTCAGCCGCAGTGGCGTTGACCCTGCGTGCCGTCGGAGGCCTGACGACGCGTCAGATCGCCACCGCCTACCTCGTGCCCGAGGCGACGATGGCCCAACGCATCTCCAGAGCGAAGCGGACCCTGGCCCAGGAGCGACTCACCGAACCCGGCGATCTCGGCGTCGTGCTCCGCGTTCTCTATCTCATCTACAACGAGGGCCACACCGGTGAGATCGACCTCGCCGAGGAGGCCATCCGCCTGTCCCGTCAACTCGCAGCCTCGACCAGCGACCCGGAGCTGCGTGGGTTGCTGGCCCTCATGCTGCTCCACCACGCGCGCCGACCGGCCCGCTGGACGCCCGCCGGTGCCCTTGTGAGCCTTGCTGACCAGAATCGGACACTCTGGGACAGCGCCCTCATCGCCGAAGGCGTCGAGATCCTCCAGAGCGCCCTCGCGCAGGACCGACTCGGCGAGTTCCAGGTGCAGGCCGCCATCGCGGCCCTCCACGCCGACGCCCCCACGGCCAACGAGACGGACTGGACCCAGATCCTCGAGTGGTACGACGAGCTCATGCGGCTGCACCCGACCCCCGTGGTCGAGCTCAACCGGGCCGTCGCCGTGGGCGAGGCCGATGGAGCGCTGGCTGGTCTGGCTGCGGTGGCGCGCGTGCCCGAGAGCGTGCCACGGCACGCCGCCGTCCGTGCCTACCTTCACGAGCGGGCGGGCAACCATTCGCAGGCACAGACCTTGTATGCCGTGGCGGCCCGTGCCGCCGGCAGCGAGGCCGAGCGCGACCACCTGACCCTGCAGGCGGCCCGGCTGCGTCTCAGCGCCCCGGGGGCATGA
- the aat gene encoding leucyl/phenylalanyl-tRNA--protein transferase, translating to MREALTPTPVNVPFPPVEPPPSEWALGHLRPTDDEDLVAAGADLEPGTLLVAYRAGLFPMGLGDHGARPIGWWSPEPRGILVPGGFRERRSLKKARARFEIRVDTAFTDVMERCADPDREGRWITDEIIAAYTELHRLGWAHSVETWRDGVLVGGLYGIAIGGLFAGESMFHSERDASKVALAALVDIVHADDDPRRLIDVQWSTEHLERLGVTEWPRERYLAALGAALQAPPVSFG from the coding sequence GTGCGTGAGGCCCTGACCCCCACGCCGGTGAACGTCCCCTTCCCGCCCGTCGAGCCGCCGCCGAGCGAGTGGGCTCTGGGCCATCTGCGTCCCACCGACGACGAGGACCTCGTCGCCGCTGGGGCCGACCTCGAGCCGGGCACGCTGCTCGTGGCCTATCGTGCAGGCCTCTTCCCCATGGGGCTCGGCGACCACGGCGCCCGACCCATCGGCTGGTGGTCGCCGGAGCCCCGCGGCATCCTCGTGCCCGGCGGGTTCCGCGAACGACGCTCCCTCAAGAAGGCGCGCGCCCGGTTCGAGATCCGCGTCGACACCGCCTTCACGGACGTCATGGAGCGCTGCGCCGACCCCGATCGGGAGGGGCGCTGGATCACTGACGAGATCATCGCGGCATACACCGAGCTCCACCGACTGGGCTGGGCGCACAGCGTCGAGACGTGGCGCGACGGCGTCCTCGTCGGTGGCCTCTATGGGATTGCCATCGGTGGGCTGTTCGCCGGTGAGTCGATGTTTCACTCCGAGCGGGACGCCTCCAAGGTCGCCCTCGCCGCACTGGTGGACATCGTCCATGCCGACGACGACCCGCGCCGGCTGATCGACGTGCAGTGGTCCACCGAGCACCTCGAGCGGCTCGGCGTCACGGAGTGGCCACGCGAGCGCTACCTCGCGGCGCTCGGTGCGGCATTGCAGGCGCCGCCCGTCTCGTTCGGCTGA